actccgagattccgtctcaaaaaaaaaaaaagaaaagagaacaaaagggAGGAACAAGCCCTGTGCCACTGAGTGACATTACCATGGTGGCAACTTTGAAGGGTCCCCGTTTcatgcctttctcttttctcctccaagAGCATTCGCCACCCAGGCAATACTCCTTTGAGAGGCAGCCTGTGAATCCCAACAACCAGGGAGCGCGCCACTTTCTTCCCCACCCGCCCCCTTGCGTCATGAAGTCCGATGGTGGAGCAGAGGGCTGTGAGTTTTAGACTTTTCATTCCATAGACCAGAAAATTGCTGAAATTAGTAGACATTTGAAGTGGCTCTTCCTCAAGCCCAGAAAAGATTTCTGCTGTTGCTATGTTTAAAAGCCCAGCAGCAAGTTGTTTTGGCTTGTGTCTTATTGTTATATAATAAACATGATAAGCTCTGTAAGCTCTGAACATTGGTTGCAAGGATGAAAATAGAGGCCTCACAATAATATGAGCCCTGGAGATGCTTTGTAGAGGGCGGGGGGAAGATAATAGTTTTCTGTGAGTGTTCAAATAGCAATGTGTGTAGTAGATTCTAAATTGCTATGTAAATTCCCAAAGGAAACagtaggggaaaaaagaagaaggttATAGATTAAAAGGAACAGGTTATATATTAATGCGAGGGAAAAATGTAATCAACAACCACATGAGAGCTATTTTTAATAAGACGGGACCCAGGAGAGGTGGACTGATCTATTGTAGAAAGGAGATAAGCTTTCTAcgctatgtaacaaattactataaaCCTAGCGGCTTAATGAAACACAAATTTGTGATCACCTAGGAGCTCAGAGCAGTCCCCAGTAACAGCCAGCAAGAAAGTGAGGCAGAAGTGCAGGTGTGGTGTGGCTGCGTTCTCTGCGTAGGGTCTCATAAGATTGGCATCAAAAATTTAGTTgcttgtggttgtaggactgagttGCCCACCTCCTGCTGGCTGTTACTGGGGACTGCTCTGAGCTCCTGGAGGCCTCTCCTATTTTCTCATCCTGTAGCCCTCTTATAATGTAGCTATTGGTTCCTTCAAGAAAAATCCCTCTCATGCTTCCaatctctctgacttctttgATCTCTAACCTCTACACCCTCTTTTAAAGAGTTCACTTGATTAGGCCAGGCCCACCCACTCAAGGGATGGGGATTACACAGGTTGTGCACACTGGGTGAGGGAATCTTGGGGGTCACTTTAGAATTCTATTACAGCGATCAAACTTTTGTGCCAAAGCAGGGACCcaaaatgtgtaattttaatGCACTAcattatggactgaatgtttgtgccttGCCTCACCCCAATTCatttgttgaagtcctaactcccaatgtgatggtatttggaggtgggccctttgggaagtaattcggtttagatgaggtcatgaggatgggcccccatgatgggattagtgtcttataagaaaaggaacagagaccacatactctttctctctctttctctctgccatgtgaggaacacagtgagaaggcaatCATCTGTAAAGCAGGAAGAGAGCCTTCCCCAGGAGTTgaatctgccagcatcttgatcttggacttcccagcctccagaaccaccAGAGAGAAATGCCTGTTGTCTGAACCACCGTATGTTACcctgttacagcagcctgagctaagaTGATACTGGAGGCCCAGTTAATCTACCTCAACATGACCCTTTTGTAACACAGGCTGGACAAAGGCTGTGAAAACACTCAGTATCTAGAGTTTTCCAATGTGTGTGTCCTTCCCTATACACTTCATTTGCTTATCcccttattcattcaacaaaggagttccttttcttttcttttctttccttccttccttcctttctttcttttgacagggtttcaccatgttggccaggctgagcttaactcctgaccccaagtgatccacctgccaaggcctcccaaagtgctgggattacaggcgtgagccactgtgcctggccaaggagcTCTTATTGTCATCTCTGCACTGTGCTTGACCCCAGAGCCAGGACTAGGCTGGGGCCAATGAGGCATTGAGCAGACAAAGTTTAAGGAGAAACTCACTTGCACAACCCTGAGAGTGAGTGCCACCTGGCATTGTCTGCCCTCCACCCCCTCCTGGCCCTTCCAGGCACAGaggaaacaaagatttttttttaagccactttCTTCCTCAAGACACCCACAGGTTAAGAGGTCAGAAACAGGGCATACCACACTGGCCTTTGGCACCTCAATTGCTCACTTCACAAGAGCACAAAATGTCCCCTAAGAAGAGCAGCTGAGTATAATGGAAAAAGTTAAGTGTCCTCTTCTGACCTTTGATGATTCAAAAGTTTAGAGTCATTTTTAACACTATTCAAAGGAAATGTGACACTCATATAAACTTGATGCTACATGTCATTGAATCACAGCTCTAAAGAAAcctacaggccgggtgcggtggctcac
This genomic stretch from Homo sapiens chromosome 14, GRCh38.p14 Primary Assembly harbors:
- the LOC105370706 gene encoding uncharacterized protein LOC105370706 yields the protein MAGGQPISRRSTAQIGSHQYPFLATPFSKLLTQLALLPPQPRLPLSFYAAIQSSLRQFRIYYTHCYLNTHRKLLSSPRPLQSISRAHIIVRPLFSSLQPMFRAYRAYHVYYITIRHKPKQLAAGLLNIATAEIFSGLEEEPLQMSTNFSNFLVYGMKSLKLTALCSTIGLHDARGRVGKKVARSLVVGIHRLPLKGVLPGWRMLLEEKRERHETGTLQSCHHGNVTQWHRACSSLLFSFLFF